CGGGTAGCAATCCCAGCACTACAAACCCTTTTACAGGTGAAGCGATGCTAGCGCAGCGTTCTATTTCTATGTTCTTTTTTACCGTCAGCTACATTTGCGTATTTTATCATATAGTTAATGCTCTTTTTTCACATTTGACGTGTTTGCCGTATCGATTTGTGTGCAGTATAGTTACGTTTAAACGTGTTTACAGCTAATAGTTTTGTGAACAACAATCGTAAATTCAACATTTCCTATTAAGGATAAATACAATGATAAACCTATGCACACTGacactagttttttttttgcatcgcaTCGCCTTTCTCGCTTAAAAATGGTACCTTAAAATAAGTGTACGGGAACTGGATCCACAGCGAATAATCATCACCTAACATTTTTGCATTACTATTCGACGACTACGTAACTATCAACTGAGAATTTAGCGTACGATTTTTGCTATGAATTCAATGTTCCAcccattttcttttgtatcTGGTTCTGCGATATAGATCACCACTGAGAAGCTATTCTACCTCTTGTTACTATTGTAACGATGCTACATCCtacattttgctttttgggATTATCTTAAGCTACTGCCTGCttggaaaaaaacacgaatcGACGGCTTTAATCCAAATCGATTCTAGCATCGTTCAGCACTCCGGTTGTATACTTGGAGTGTTTCATACTACGCAACGACTCTACCAAATCTTCCATCGTAATGGCGGGCGTACTGAACTCTACTGCTCCATTCTGTGCCACCCCATTACACCCACCGTTCGACAATGAACCACCGGCAGTTCCGTTTGTCGCCGCACGGACAGCATTTATCATCTCCTTGCTTTTCATCACTTTGCGTACCCGATGGACTGACGCGTTACGACAGATTTCCTTCAAATCCGAACCGGAGTATCCGGCGGACATTCGGGCTAGCTGTATATAATCCACCTCCGGTGCAACCTTTTCGTTTTGCAAGATAAGCCGAAGAATTTTCAGCCGTTGATCTTCGGTCGGTAGACCAATATGGAATTGGGCTGGCATCCGCCGCAGAATGGCTTTGTCAAGATCCTGCGGACGATTGGTGGCACCCATCACGATGATGGTTGACTCGGAATCGGTGTTGAGCCCGTCCCAAAGCATCATGAACTGTGTTTTCATCATGGCGGTCGCTTCGTGATCGGAAGAGTTTCTCGCACGCAGGAACGAATCGATCTCGTCGATGAAGATGATGCACGGTTCAATTTTAACCGCCAATGAAAACACAGCTGAAGCCAGCTTCTGCGATTCACCGTACCACTTGTCCGTCAGCATCGCAACGTCGAGATTTATAAAACGCATGCCAGCTTCCTTTGCAGTTGCCTTGGCGATTAGCGTCTTACCACAACCTGCGTACAAAGGATCAGTCatgaataataattgttaaatgACGAAATTCCTCCGCAGCTTACCAGGTGGACCGTAAAGAAGCACGCCTTTTGGAGGCTGATAGAGTGCCGATCCGGCAAACATATCACGGTGGCACACTGGAAACACGAGGCTTTCCTTTATATCCTGGCACACATCATCAAGCCCAGCAATACTGTCCCAACTTTCGGCAATGTTCTCCGGCACTACCAAATGTGATGCAATGACCATCTCATACTCGTTCAAGTTTTGTAGTGCAGATTTTTTCATACTAGGACCCAACctaaaattgtgaaaatataACATTATTATTGAAAACCATGAATGAAAAACGtgtaaaaatgtgttaattcATATACACAGCAATGAAAAGGCAAGCTGAATGGCAAAGGCTGGCGGTCGTCTACATCGTGAACCATGTGCACTCTGCTCTTAGCCCTTTGCACGGGTTATATAACGGCACAAGGCTGCGCTAAACCCACCATTAAACCCACAGGTAAAAATAACCACCCCGCTGTCGATATTCTAAAGCACTTCATTCATCCGAACTATGGTCAACATTAGGTACAGACAGGCGCCACAACAAAAGCTGAATCGACGTTTCAATCTAATGCAACCTGTGTACGGAGGACCGGCGGACTTTGTACCACTTACTTCCTCAGAATGTCCTCCGCGTGTTCGAtggctttctttttgctcttgTTGGAGGGATCCAGGTTACGAATCAACCATTTCGCCGAGTAGTAGGTGACGATTGATAGCAGCGAAATACGTAGAACGAATTGCACCACTTCGTTTCGTGTTAAATTCACTCCGGACATGGTTACAAGTGTTGCGTACTGGTGGTGGCGCCTTCCAAAGATGGGTTTTGTCCCAATCCGTGTCAACCTGCACTGCAGTCCGGTCGAATCGTTCGCCGGAGCTCGAAGCAAGAATCGTAACCAATGATAAAATGGCTTTTCCTTGCGTTCCTGTCTGCTACGATCTTTTTCTCTTCACACCTGaatatttttgctgtttttctccTGTTGTCTCGTGCAAAAATTCTTTGTTGCTGTCAAAGAAAAGTATGGAATGTATAGCGTGCATAGAATCTCGAGTTGAATACTTGTAATCGGGGTTAGCGAGAGCTTACACTGCTCccatttgaaaataaaaatgctttgtaCAATTAACAAATAATACTTATCATACATTTCGAACTAGTTTACCACAAGCAAATCTATACTTCAATTATACTTGGGAACAAAATTTAGCTTCATTTCGTACAATTTCGTGCAATTACGAAATATGTAGTTTCCTCGGATTGCCTTCGGAACGTGTAAATGCTGCTTAATTGCCTTTGCACTCGCGCAAACAAATGCGCGCCAGCACGTGACATCTGTCAAATGGTTTGTAACGAACGCGAAaacgcaaaactaaaacatttCGGGAACAATGAATTGCGAGatacaaaacattatttgtgcagaaaattaataaaacatggaaaaaatttaattttgcttcAATTGTTGAGTTCCATTCAGCTCGAAGGCTATACATTTCCACCAAAGCACAACTGATCGGTTTCTTATCAATTGTCATACCCATCCCTACACGCGCGCCTGTTTGAAGTCAGACTTTGACAGTtcacaatcgaaacaaaacccTCAAGCCGCGTGTTTTCTCTGAATTCCGTCGCAGATTTATTTCGTGTGCCAGACAGTGAATAAAAAAGGTCATTTCGCTTGCATTGGCCTCTTTCGCCAAAAGGCGATATTTTATAGGTGAAAATAGGTTTAGACACTACACACCGATAGCGTAAAAAGTGCTACGGGTCTGCATCCGCATCGCTGCAAGCACATTTTTTCGTGGCGGCACCATACACTTCCTGCTAGCGCTGCGGAATTAATCGAACCCGGCCGAAAGGGAAAATTGGTGGCCCTGCGGAGGAAGGTTACCTACCGCAGTcctttgtttacaaacaattaaGTCGGCTACAATAAACAAATCGGTGAGTAAATATTGCAACATGAAAACGCGTGCAGATGGAGCGTCTGGTACTTGAGCACTCGAGTACACGCGTATTGCGGTGAAGGCCTTCCCATTCCGGAACCAGTCGTTGCCATATGCGTTTGCTCGGCGAACCGTTACTTCTAGCGCGAAACGTGAAAGTTCTTGTATAAAGTGTGCTGTACTTGTTCTTTGCAGTGCGACCCAATCAATCACCATTTTCACTAGCCGGTCAGACTGGACAGTGAATACGTGGTGACGTTATTtagcaacaacaaatattGGCGATACGTCTTAGCAAAAGCATGAAGTACATACTCGTGACGGGTGGCGTGATCAGCGGCGTCGGCAAAGGAGTTATCGCCAGCTCGTTCGGAACATTGCTGAACGCATGTGGCATACCGATAACATCGATCAAGATCGATCCTTACATTAACATCGATGCTGGAACGTTTTCACCCTACGAGCACGGTAAGAAATGAAGTCCTGAAGAAAGCATATTGTTAATAACGAAACGTCAACTAACACATTCGGTAGTctcgaagaaagaaaagaaccgAGTACACTCACTAACAAACGCGCGCAAGACATACGATGTGGAAAaggtttcgtttatttttaaaccttcAACTGAACTTGACCGTGGCggtaacattttgtttgcaccCAGATTGAGGCGTCGAGAAACAATCagaaaaagacaaacaatatGTATGCAATTACCCGTATCCGTGACGTTAAATATTCGCATTATAAGTTGGTAAATATTCAACCCATTCCCATATCTCTTTTGCAGGCGAGGTGTTCGTGCTTGACGATGGCAGTGAGGTAGATTTGGATCTCGGTAACTACGAGAGGTTTTTAGATGTTGTCCTACACAAAGATAATAATATTACTACCGGCAAGGTGTACAAAATGGTGATCGACAAGGAGCGCATCGGAATGTATCTTGGAAAAACCGTGCAAGGTAGTAAATTAGAATGTAGCCTCAATTTGTATTCCTCAATTGTATGTTgtcactgttttgtttgtctttttttttttactttctgtAGTGGTGCCGCACATAACAGACGCTATACAGGAATGGGTCGAACGGGTTGCAGTAACGCCAGTAAAGGACGATATAGTGCCGGAAGTTTGCATTATCGAGCTGGGCGGAACGATTGGTGATATCGAAGGGATGCCATTCGTCGAAGCCTTCCGTCAGTTTCAGTTTCGcgtaaagaaggaaaacttttgtgTCGCACACGTATCACTCGTGCCATTGCCCCGTGCTACGGGTGAAccgaaaaccaaaccaacgcAAGCAAGCGTTCGTGAATTGCGTGGTTTCGGTTTAAGTCCGGATATGATAGTGTGCCGATCGGAGAACCCCATCGGTGATGAGGTGAAGGACAAGATCAGCAACTTTTGTCACGTTTCACCGAATCAGGTGATCTGCATACACGACCTGTCATCGATCTATCACGTGCCGCTGCTGATGGAGCAGTCGGGTGTGATCGACATATTGAAAGAGCGTCTTCACTTGAACCTTCCCACTCCGAGACCGGCGAATTTTATGCAATCTTGGCGCGATCTAGCGGAACGGGTGGATAATGTGTACAAAAAGGTGAACATAGCCCTGGTCGGCAAGTATACCAAGCTGCAAGACTCCTATGCATCCGTGATAAAATCGCTTCTTCACGCATCCATCGCGGCCGGCTATAAGCTGAACCTGACGTTTATCGATTCGTCCAATTTAGAGCGGTGTactaaaatggaaaatcccaACCTCTACTATGATGCGTGGCATGATCTGACTAACAGCCAGTATGTTGTGAAAGCTGTTTAAATGGGTTCCTGGTTGATTAATTAGCTTGTATCTTTTCAGTGGTATTGTAGTGCCGGGTGGATTCGGTTCCCGTGGCATTGAAGGAAAAATCCGTGCCTGTCAATGGGCGCGCGAAAATGGTAAACCAATGCTTGGCATCTGTCTAGGATTGCAGGCCGCCGTCATTGAATTTGCGCGTAATGTATTGAAATTGGAGGTGAgtattattgcttttttaacGACATAAATTCAATGCATATGGTTATCATACTGTTGATGAAGATTGTTCCTGTTAATTTATTCCACAATTCCACAATCGATACACATTTAGAATCATATCAGaagtagtgttgggtgaatgtATTAacaagattaatgaatctttgacaTTCCTCagagattaatgaatcttttgggtagtctaaattcaaattaatcgtCGCTAGAAGCTTTTAAGACATATTCCAGCATACGTATATAATGTAATATTCCCACTCTTATACAGGACGCGCATTCAACCGAATGTGACGATACAACGACCAACCCGCTTGTGATTGATATGCCCGAACATCATACTGGCATACTAGGAGGAACCATGCGACTTGGAAAGCGTACAACCATTTTCCGGGGCGACAGCAAAATACGTTAGTAGCTCTTCAGTACATTTTCCATCCTAGTGTCAGCACATTGTGTTAATCTCTTCCGTTGCCTTTTAGGCCAGCTGTATAACAACAAGGAATACATTGAGGAGCGTCACCGTCACCGTTATGAGGTTAATCCAAAGTACGTTGAGCAGCTACAGTCACACGGTATGCGCTTTGTCGGTACTGACTCGGAAAAGGAGCGTATGGAAATCATGGAGCTGGAAGATCACGTCTACTACGTAGCGACCCAGTTCCATCCGGAGTATCTGTCGCGTCCGTTAAAACCCTCGCCACCGTTCCTTGGACTGATTCTTGCCTCGGTAGGCAAGCTAGCATCCTATTTGGAGGATGGAGCAAAATTGCTTCATCAGCGGTGCAACGCCGCCGCCAACCCATCGATGTCGGTGCGCGACAATTCGACTGATAATGATCTCCAGCAGATTCGCGAACGAGCCAACGGGGTACACCACGAGGCCAAAGCAGCGGTCCCCGTTACACACATGAACGGCGATGCCAAGCTGAACGGAGTGTACGAAAATGGAACGGATTAAATGTGGGTAAGTGGTTCCTTCATAACAGGATGTAAATTTCCTATAGTAACAGAAACTTGTTTCATAGAAGAAAAAGTGGGATAAACAATTCTTCCAACACAATTGTGACGTTGTAGAACTTTCAAGCCAGAGTTTAAAGTTTTgaggaatgaaatattttcaactTCGAGTTAGACATTCTAAAAAGTTACAATAGTTTTATAAAGAAATCTAATTTCTATCGCTGCAttgcaagcaaaacacaaacaatcgaaaatttatacaattgaaCAGAAGATTTATGCGAGGTAGTTGAAAAATGGAACTGATTATGTTGATCGTTTTGCCTACAGAGTTTGAGTCTGTCGATCGCATTAACCTCTTACAGTAgaattagttttcttttttttaactttgcCTATATTCTTTATTAAAAATGTCACCAATTTTACctacaaaaatgaaacattaaaatatagatgagaaagaaatatttttaaaaggatcTAAGATTAATGATAGGAAATGTGATTCAAAATGCAAACTTTCATGAAGGAATTGATGATCGGCAGAGATTTCTTGTGTACAATAGGTGAAATGGCTAATGATGGTGGGAGAAATGCGAACATTCatgttcataaaaaaaatgtttgaaagctCCTGGATTAGATTATCTTGCCTTTTCGATAATACAACCGAAAACATACGTTTCTTGTTCTGATTAATATTCATCGAACTTAATAGTTGGACTATTACCATAAAACGTTCTGCTTCGTCGACGACATAGCTAGGAAACAAATTCGGTAcgttagaaaagaaaaaaattgtaaacgaTTAAACCTTTTAGTTTTGCTTGTAAGTTTTTGAGCATAGATAAATAGTTCAGAAGGAAGTCCGTCACTGTACAGCAGCATGAATGTCAAAAGTGCATCTCACTCCATAACTTTTGTGGCTTACTCTACAATGCATCCAACCTTGTCTCAAAACAATATAGTATGAAATATATTTCCGTAAAGTTGATCTTCCCAAAACGGTTGGGTTGAGATGTGTTAATTAGTTGTCAAGACAGTGACCACATATGGCAAcgataagtaagtaaaattCAACCCTCAAAACTAATTAAGCATGACGTCCCTGCTGATACTTACACACTTTCTTCATGCTGTAAGTTTTCATATATActattttctttatattttttagttataaataataaaaccatttaCAAAACCAGCGTTAATAATTACAAGTTTACCCTGTTTTCAACGCATCCCGTTGCTTCTTTCCAGTTCGGTTGTGGCCAAAACGCGAGAAAAGACATACGcaaaaatttttgtttcttttcctgaTTACGATATTATGATTcgtataataaaaatgattaaataacgAGTGAAAACTCCGGTAATAGATTGCCTTTTCTTAAAAACTGTGAACTATAGGTAAATACGAAATAGATAATCTTAAGAATGAAATACACCAGCtgcatacataaaaaatcTTGAACAGaagttatccttttttgtacTGTGTTTGCTTGAAATATAGTTATAATAAATCTAATATTACAGTTATTGGGTGTATTTGCTGTTCTGTTAACGACTTGCCCCAACAGCAATATCCGAAACGAACACTTTTTTATGTAcggcctttctggcgaacttttaaacaaatcaatccGATATCATTCTCATGTCATGCCACGGATTATTGCCGGCTGACGTATCTTGAAATGTTTGCCATTGTAATTATAACTTTGGTTAAACCTTGAAAGTAGATCATGGCATCGCAAGTACAATCTGCATCTACTAAGAAATGCTACAAATTCCCTTTGGTCCTAGAAATGGTCGCTTGTCATACAACACAGTTTCCAGACAAGCTGAATTCAGGCATAGGAATTATCTAATTTCGATGACCTCCTTATCCTGATTCTAGGTGAATTGTTGAATCTTTCTCAAATCTGAATTATGCGAAAACAACACATAATGAAACTACAACTGGGTAATGGGAATTTTGGTTCTAGTAACGCTTTAGCagttaaatttattgttttcgtttatatCATTAATCCTTACCAACTAAACAGAACATTGGGATTTCTGCGCatgtgtgtccgtgtgtatgtgtccgtCTGTAGTGTGTActtgtaagtgtgtgtgtgcgtgtgtggttggtgtttgtttattgtgtaGTATGTGTTAATTTTGTTCATTATTACATGCAACAAATATGTATAACGATGAGGCGATCATATATCGTTTACATTATTATGATGTTTACACAACCTACGACTATAACATTTTACGCTAGCGAAGagtttttttcgatttttctgctttttgcCAATAGTCAAGCCATTCGGCACCGATAGGTGCTGCTCCCCCATACAGTTTCACTTCCAACCAGTGAAAGGAGAAGAACCAGGGTGGAGAGATCAGTACGGATTAGAATTAAATGGTTGCTGGCAAAAGCGATAGCGGTGTAGGCGCTGTACGTTGATGTTTGACTAATAATTATCGTCAGGAAACGCATGATatacaaacgaaacgaagcaGCATTCCGGAAACAAGGTTCGAATTCCATTCTCTCATCATCTGCCAAGTCCAACTGTGGGTGATCCTTACCGCTATCTAagaacgatggcaaaaggATACCTCCCCGAGCCCGAGCATACGAGAGTTTAAGAAATTCGAAATTCAATAGAAAAGTTGCCGCTTTCGTCTCGATCGTAATTTCGAGCCTGCATCCTTTCGATATGCACCCACATCCCTCTATCAATCCTCGCAAGCGTTAAGTATTACAGCACGCAGCGGTTGTCTTCTTTGTCTCCGCCGCCCACACTACAGCACCGATATATAAGGAATTTAATCCTTGGTCTGCATGTACTTGATCAGATCGACGACGCGGTTCGAGTAACCGTACTCGTTGTCGTACCAGGAGATCAGCTTGACGAACGTGTCGCTCAGCTGGATGCCAGCCTTGGCATCAAAGATGGACGAGTGGCAATCACCGACAAAGTCCGTCGA
This Anopheles marshallii chromosome 3, idAnoMarsDA_429_01, whole genome shotgun sequence DNA region includes the following protein-coding sequences:
- the LOC128711560 gene encoding outer mitochondrial transmembrane helix translocase-like, whose protein sequence is MSGVNLTRNEVVQFVLRISLLSIVTYYSAKWLIRNLDPSNKSKKKAIEHAEDILRKLGPSMKKSALQNLNEYEMVIASHLVVPENIAESWDSIAGLDDVCQDIKESLVFPVCHRDMFAGSALYQPPKGVLLYGPPGCGKTLIAKATAKEAGMRFINLDVAMLTDKWYGESQKLASAVFSLAVKIEPCIIFIDEIDSFLRARNSSDHEATAMMKTQFMMLWDGLNTDSESTIIVMGATNRPQDLDKAILRRMPAQFHIGLPTEDQRLKILRLILQNEKVAPEVDYIQLARMSAGYSGSDLKEICRNASVHRVRKVMKSKEMINAVRAATNGTAGGSLSNGGCNGVAQNGAVEFSTPAITMEDLVESLRSMKHSKYTTGVLNDARIDLD
- the LOC128712427 gene encoding CTP synthase — encoded protein: MKYILVTGGVISGVGKGVIASSFGTLLNACGIPITSIKIDPYINIDAGTFSPYEHGEVFVLDDGSEVDLDLGNYERFLDVVLHKDNNITTGKVYKMVIDKERIGMYLGKTVQVVPHITDAIQEWVERVAVTPVKDDIVPEVCIIELGGTIGDIEGMPFVEAFRQFQFRVKKENFCVAHVSLVPLPRATGEPKTKPTQASVRELRGFGLSPDMIVCRSENPIGDEVKDKISNFCHVSPNQVICIHDLSSIYHVPLLMEQSGVIDILKERLHLNLPTPRPANFMQSWRDLAERVDNVYKKVNIALVGKYTKLQDSYASVIKSLLHASIAAGYKLNLTFIDSSNLERCTKMENPNLYYDAWHDLTNSHGIVVPGGFGSRGIEGKIRACQWARENGKPMLGICLGLQAAVIEFARNVLKLEDAHSTECDDTTTNPLVIDMPEHHTGILGGTMRLGKRTTIFRGDSKIRQLYNNKEYIEERHRHRYEVNPKYVEQLQSHGMRFVGTDSEKERMEIMELEDHVYYVATQFHPEYLSRPLKPSPPFLGLILASVGKLASYLEDGAKLLHQRCNAAANPSMSVRDNSTDNDLQQIRERANGVHHEAKAAVPVTHMNGDAKLNGVYENGTD